The proteins below are encoded in one region of Triticum aestivum cultivar Chinese Spring chromosome 1B, IWGSC CS RefSeq v2.1, whole genome shotgun sequence:
- the LOC123091758 gene encoding NEP1-interacting protein-like 1, producing MDTPASPGPSSSAPEPRQWAGGRPGLGSAALELASKVLCVVATCAFAAVGSLVGAVSGSVIGLATESGVVRGAGIGAISGAVFSIEVAESSRDLWHTSDSSVWSVLFMVDIILSLLSGRLVCEKVGPAVQSAVQSQISAISSPFTEPSDLFETGGARGLPAHALRRLPAIKVGADTAVDEAGEALCCSVCLQDLEVGESARRLPGCRHVFHAPCIDRWLVRHASCPLCRRDI from the exons ATGGACACGCCGGCGTCCCCTGGTCCCAGCTCGTCCGCGCCGGAGCCTCGGCAATGGGCCGGCGGTCGCCCCGGGCTGGGTTCCGCGGCGCTTGAGCTGGCCAGCAAGGTGCTCTGCGTCGTGGCGACGTGCGCCTTCGCCGCGGTGGGGTCGCTGGTTGGGGCGGTGTCGGGGTCGGTGATCGGGCTGGCGACGGAGAGCGGGGTAGTGCGGGGCGCCGGCATCGGCGCCATCTCCGGCGCCGTCTTCTCCATCGAGGTCGCCGAGTCTTCGCGGGACCTCTGGCACACCAGCGACTCCTCCGTCTGGAGCGTCCTCTTCATG GTGGACATCATCCTCAGCCTGCTGAGCGGGAGGCTGGTCTGCGAGAAGGTGGGGCCGGCGGTGCAGAGCGCCGTGCAGAGTCAG ATAAGCGCCATCAGCTCGCCGTTCACGGAGCCCAGTGACCTGTTCGAGACCGGCGGCGCGAGAGGGCTGCCAGCGCACGCGCTCCGGCGGCTGCCGGCGATCAAGGTCGGCGCGGACACCGCGGTGGACGAGGCCGGGGAGGCGCTCTGCTGCTCGGTGTGCCTGCAGGACCTTGAGGTGGGCGAGTCGGCGAGGCGGCTGCCCGGCTGCCGGCACGTCTTCCACGCGCCCTGCATCGACCGCTGGCTCGTCAGGCACGCCTCCTGCCCGCTCTGCCGGCGAGACATCTGA